One genomic window of Mercenaria mercenaria strain notata chromosome 2, MADL_Memer_1, whole genome shotgun sequence includes the following:
- the LOC123563552 gene encoding uncharacterized protein LOC123563552: protein MAEANIPQEDLADVNKNEQHRNTVAENQTDITTECNVEKDNTDHGQRNHNNAKENSTENQSIGDVPAEKPIVYRNYGTVVMRPLALRKQYWSTKDIKERFQQTAKGSDVVHKNIGLSHSKNYTIGENLFKRQDIHAAPTRSPGINTNLDVHVEPRKNYSTRSDIADDSIRQGIGNHYSVTENSDINQGIDDTVLGNSSVDHNKDIVTKLDHCQTVEESTEIDQRSYNAEGEYTNENKSISEIQAENVHVNHKNDEADSYGTEDNIGPCPDLYISAEENLNENEGVSDDPAKNANSNDNDEGVRDNDEVVRENQGDNHNNNEAEESRNDNEHNHNVAAENQNGDEINEDALSGPSSQVDPQNEETDKGKKTDDTTENKTEKEAWTQEDIQALLRKAINLHASMKDLRTVIGCGGDVNKPIKSGLYPLHYAAYTDYPECIELLLNSGANVNVTDDIGYTPLHLAARRGNHRSMEVLIENGAIINYCDPGVVIHQTDEKNKLGYTTMEPINLAVQNCHPKCARLLLEKGARPNNKYFMGYEICLAPLDNPECMELLLEFGADPNVFNRCGLSPLMKACKDHHIEAVRKLIKYGADVNAVCPPLFEQKSVLQFAITSGNIVIINILLGKGAKIARQGEYKYSALHTAVMKGRADICRLMLQHGADPNERTDEGATPIMFACSTPELKERREIVQLLLDCGADINAHSPGYSYFDPYLAPLTEYFKCIANTEGFSIVKLMIRNGAIIHFSSCGLDMELKRLRDPFSIVPYVQCLQNNQEMFDFVVSAATKYNPLIIYTNGNIPEGMKDWLIYTATRPRELKHLVRVSLRSQLTPRLPDKVQELPLPPLLKSYLLYR, encoded by the exons ATGGCAGAGGCAAATATTCCg cAAGAAGACTTGGCAGATGTTAACAAAAATGAACAACACCGAAATACTGTCGCAGAAAATCAAACTGATATTACAACGGAATGTAACGTTGAAAAGGACAATACTGATCACGGTCAAAGAAATCATAACAATGCCAAAGAAAATTCAACTGAAAACCAAAGTATTGGTGATGTTCCAGCAGAAAAACCCATTGTTTATCGCAATTATGGTACTGTCGTAATGAGACCTCTTGCATTAAGAAAACAGTACTGGTCTACAAAAGACATTAAAGAAcgttttcaacaaactgcaaagGGCAGTGATGTTGTACACAAAAATATAGGCTTAAGTCATAGCAAAAATTATACTATTGgagaaaatttgtttaaaaggcAAGATATCCATGCTGCTCCAACCAGAAGTCCAGGAATAAATACCAATCTTGATGTACATGTAGAGCCAAGAAAGAATTACAGTACAAGAAGTGATATTGCAGATGACAGTATCAGACAAGGAATAGGTAACCATTATAGTGTAACAGAAAATTCAGATATAAACCAAGGAATCGATGATACTGTGTTAGGCAATTCATCTGTTGATCACAATAAAGATATTGTTACAAAACTTGATCATTGTCAAACTGTTGAGGAATCTACAGAAATAGACCAAAGAAGTTATAATGCTGAAGGAGaatatacaaatgaaaacaaaagtatCAGTGAAATTCAAGCAGAAAATGTCCATGTCAACCACAAAAATGATGAAGCAGACAGTTATGGCACAGAGGATAATATTGGACCATGCCCAGACCTCTATATCTCCGCTGAAGAAAATCTAAACGAAAACGAAGGAGTAAGTGACGATCCTGCAAAAAATGCAAATTCTAATGACAATGACGAAGGTGTGAGAGACAATGATGAAGTTGTAAGAGAAAATCAAGGGGATAATCATAACAATAATGAAGCAGAGGAAAGCAGAAATGACAATGAACATAATCATAATGTAGCAGCAGAAAATCAAAATGGAGATGAGATTAATGAAGATGCTCTAAGTGGACCAAGTTCTCAGGTTGATCCACAAAATGAAGAAACTGATAAAGGCAAAAAGACAGATGATACGactgaaaacaaaactgaaaaagaagCTTGGACTCAAGAAGATATCCAGGCATTGTTGAGAAAGGCCATAAATTTACATGCTTCTATGAAAGATTTAAGAACTGTTATTGGGTGCGGCGGTGATGTTAACAAACCTATAAAAAGTGGTTTATACCCGTTACATTATGCCGCATATACAGATTATCCTGAATGTATAGAGCTTCTGCTGAACTCTGGAGCAAATGTAAATGTTACAGATGACATAGGATACACACCTTTACATCTTGCTGCCCGAAGAGGTAACCACAG ATCTATGGAGGTACTGATAGAGAATGGAGCTATAATAAACTACTGTGATCCCGGAGTAGTGATACACCAAACAGATGAGAAAAACAAACTTGGTTACACCACAATGGAACCTATCAACTTGGCTGTACAAAACTGTCATCCCAAGTGTGCTAGACTCTTGTTAGAGAAGGGTGCAAGGCCAAACAACAAGTATTTCATGGGTTATGAAATATGCCTTGCACCACTTGACAATCCCGAATGTATGGAACTGTTGCTGGAGTTTGGTGCTGATCCGAATGTTTTCAATAGATGTGGATTGTCTCCCCTGATGAAGGCATGCAAAGATCATCATATTGAAGCTGTAAGGAAACTGATAAAATATGGCGCTGATGTGAATGCTGTGTGTCCGCCATTATTTGAACAGAAGTCTGTTCTTCAGTTTGCAATAACCAGTGGGAATATTGTTATAATTAATATTCTGCTTGGTAAAGGTGCAAAAATTGCCCGACAAGGTGAATACAAGTACAGTGCTCTTCATACAGCTGTCATGAAAGGTCGGGCAGACATATGCCGTCTGATGTTACAACATGGAGCAGACCCAAATGAAAGAACTGATGAGGGTGCGACTCCTATCATGTTTGCGTGTTCTACCCCGGAACTCAAGGAACGTAGAGAAATTGTACAACTTCTTCTTGACTGTGGAGCAGACATCAATGCTCATTCTCCAGGATACAGCTATTTCGATCCATATTTGGCTCCTTTAACCGAGTATTTCAAATGCATCGCAAACACAGAGGGTTTCAGTATTGTAAAACTAATGATAAGAAATGGAGCAATAATTCATTTCAGCTCATGTGGATTAGACATGGAGTTAAAACGTTTGCGAGATCCTTTTTCGATTGTACCCTATGTTCAGTGTTTGCAAAACAATcaagaaatgtttgattttgttGTGTCTGCTGCTACTAAATATAACCCACTTATAATCTATACAAATGGAAATATTCCAGAAGGCATGAAGGACTGGCTGATTTACACAGCAACCCGTCCTCGAGAACTGAAGCATCTGGTGCGAGTCTCTCTGCGAAGTCAGCTTACACCTAGACTCCCAGATAAAGTACAGGAGCTGCCACTACCTCCACTTCTCAAATCTTACCTACTTTACAGATAA